Proteins from one Chloroflexota bacterium genomic window:
- the gpmI gene encoding 2,3-bisphosphoglycerate-independent phosphoglycerate mutase, giving the protein MEAAVRPVVLCVLDGFGIGDDPSVDAVAAAPMPSWRRLLAEWPHCQLAAAGEAVGLPAGQMGNSEVGHINLGAGFPVLQDLPRINRAIADGSFDENPALVAACRHAAEHGARLHLLGLIGPGGIHALDDHLVAMAELAHRSGLGSHQVLLHAFTDGRDTPPRSAAALLPALLQRLAGRATLATVSGRFWAMDRDARWDRTKRAYDAIVDGSGPTASDGPTAVASAHAADVGDEFIEPTIVLPGARLGNGDAVVHLNFRADRARQLTQALALPDFSAFDRGPMPKEVSITTLTQYQAPDELPVQVAFPPHVVDTLSAHLSRLGLRQLHLAETEKYAHVTYFFNGGVEDPFPGEDRSLVPSRRDVPTYDLAPEMSAEEITERLEAAVASGDYAFIVMNYANPDMVGHTGRWDAALAALAVIDACLARVTAAVLAAGGALVITADHGNVERMRDADGQPHTAHTTADVPLVLVGEPWRHARLRDGTLADVAPTICVMLGIPAPPTMTGRSLLAEAGAG; this is encoded by the coding sequence GTGGAGGCGGCGGTCCGTCCGGTCGTCCTGTGCGTCCTCGACGGGTTCGGCATCGGTGACGACCCTTCCGTCGACGCGGTGGCGGCGGCGCCGATGCCGAGCTGGCGGCGGCTCCTGGCCGAGTGGCCCCATTGCCAGCTGGCGGCGGCCGGCGAGGCCGTTGGCCTCCCGGCCGGGCAGATGGGGAACAGTGAGGTCGGCCACATCAACCTGGGGGCCGGCTTCCCCGTCCTCCAGGACCTGCCGCGCATCAACCGGGCCATCGCCGACGGTTCGTTCGACGAGAACCCGGCCCTGGTTGCCGCCTGCCGGCACGCGGCCGAGCATGGAGCCCGACTCCACCTGCTTGGGCTCATCGGTCCTGGCGGCATCCATGCGTTGGACGATCACCTGGTCGCCATGGCCGAGCTCGCGCATCGGTCCGGGCTGGGTTCTCACCAGGTGCTGCTGCATGCCTTCACCGATGGGCGCGACACGCCACCGCGCTCGGCGGCTGCCCTGCTCCCGGCGCTTCTCCAGCGGCTGGCGGGACGGGCGACGCTGGCCACCGTCTCCGGTCGGTTCTGGGCCATGGACCGCGACGCGCGGTGGGATCGAACGAAACGCGCCTACGACGCCATCGTCGACGGCAGTGGACCGACGGCCAGCGACGGGCCGACGGCTGTCGCCTCGGCCCATGCGGCGGACGTCGGGGATGAGTTCATCGAACCGACCATCGTCCTGCCCGGCGCACGCTTGGGCAACGGAGATGCGGTCGTCCACCTGAACTTCCGTGCCGATCGGGCTCGCCAGCTCACCCAGGCGCTGGCGCTTCCCGACTTCTCCGCTTTCGACCGCGGGCCGATGCCCAAGGAGGTGTCGATCACGACCCTGACCCAGTACCAGGCCCCCGATGAGCTCCCGGTGCAGGTGGCGTTCCCGCCGCATGTGGTCGACACCCTGAGCGCCCATCTGTCGCGGCTCGGGCTCCGGCAGCTGCACCTGGCCGAGACGGAGAAGTACGCGCACGTCACCTACTTCTTCAACGGCGGGGTCGAGGATCCGTTCCCGGGTGAGGACCGCAGCCTTGTTCCCTCCCGGCGCGACGTGCCGACCTACGACCTCGCGCCGGAAATGAGCGCGGAGGAGATCACCGAGCGCCTCGAGGCCGCAGTGGCGAGCGGCGACTATGCGTTCATCGTCATGAACTACGCCAATCCCGACATGGTCGGGCACACCGGCCGCTGGGATGCCGCACTCGCGGCTCTGGCGGTTATCGATGCCTGCCTGGCCCGCGTCACGGCCGCCGTGCTTGCCGCCGGCGGGGCGCTGGTCATCACCGCCGACCACGGCAACGTGGAACGGATGCGTGACGCGGACGGCCAGCCCCACACGGCGCACACCACGGCCGACGTGCCGTTGGTCCTGGTGGGGGAGCCGTGGCGACACGCCCGCCTTCGCGACGGCACCCTGGCCGATGTGGCGCCCACGATCTGCGTGATGCTCGGCATCCCCGCTCCGCCGACCATGACCGGGCGCA
- the tpiA gene encoding triose-phosphate isomerase: protein MTAQGRRPLVAGNWKMHPSDRQAAVALAEAVAKATSGARAEVVVCPPAIWLLEVAAALRGTSVGVGAQTMHAEESGAFTGEISPLMLAGVAGYVIIGHSERRRYAGETDEAVAAKVASAVEHRLVPIAAIGESLEERSQGATEQVIERQLRAAISRLDRLAGSGLVVAYEPVWAIGTGDAASAADAQAAAALIRGLLRAADPEAADTVRILYGGSVAPGMAEAYFSQPDVDGALVGGASLDPAGFASIVRAAG from the coding sequence GTGACGGCCCAGGGGCGGCGGCCCCTGGTGGCCGGCAACTGGAAGATGCACCCGTCAGACCGCCAGGCAGCGGTTGCCCTGGCGGAGGCCGTGGCGAAGGCAACGTCCGGGGCCCGGGCCGAGGTCGTGGTCTGCCCGCCGGCCATCTGGCTGCTCGAGGTGGCGGCCGCGTTGCGCGGGACATCGGTCGGGGTCGGCGCCCAGACCATGCATGCCGAGGAGTCCGGCGCGTTCACCGGTGAGATCTCTCCGCTCATGCTGGCCGGCGTGGCCGGCTACGTCATCATCGGCCACTCCGAGCGCCGCCGCTATGCCGGCGAGACGGACGAGGCCGTGGCAGCCAAGGTGGCCAGCGCGGTGGAGCACCGGCTGGTCCCGATCGCGGCCATCGGCGAAAGCCTGGAGGAGCGAAGTCAGGGCGCGACCGAGCAGGTGATCGAGCGCCAACTCCGCGCCGCCATCTCCCGACTCGACCGGCTGGCGGGGAGTGGCCTCGTCGTCGCCTACGAGCCGGTGTGGGCCATCGGCACCGGCGATGCGGCCTCCGCAGCCGATGCGCAAGCCGCCGCCGCGCTGATCCGGGGGCTCCTTCGCGCGGCGGATCCGGAGGCAGCCGATACCGTCCGCATCCTGTACGGAGGCAGCGTCGCGCCGGGGATGGCCGAGGCGTATTTCTCGCAGCCCGACGTGGACGGGGCCCTGGTTGGCGGCGCATCGCTGGACCCGGCCGGCTTCGCCTCCATCGTCCGGGCGGCGGGCTGA
- the whiA gene encoding DNA-binding protein WhiA — MRLARDVKGELARIEPARACCRRAELEGLRFQDGDAIRTLDPSTARAAMRLTAGRAIPSRIDRGSGTRHHLAVAAPRRGGEWRWAAAAACDRRAFLRGVVLGSASLSFSATGPHVEFVFRDRTRSRRLRRRLTTSGIRVAEYERRGRAVVYLKGRDEIATLLQLTGAHGALLDFEVEQVGRDVQNRLNRLLNAEAANVNRTVHAAERQVRAIERLEAAGRLDQLTPGLRAVADARRTHPEADLEALAGGLQLGRSAVHHRLRRLEQLAAEAGGEARRRPGRRNR, encoded by the coding sequence ATGCGGCTCGCACGAGACGTGAAGGGCGAGCTGGCCCGGATTGAGCCCGCCCGGGCCTGCTGCCGCCGGGCCGAGCTGGAGGGGCTCCGCTTTCAGGACGGCGACGCCATCCGGACCCTGGATCCGTCCACCGCCCGGGCGGCAATGCGCCTGACCGCGGGCCGCGCCATCCCGAGCCGGATTGATCGAGGGTCGGGGACGCGCCACCACCTGGCGGTTGCGGCGCCGCGGCGCGGCGGGGAGTGGCGCTGGGCAGCGGCGGCAGCCTGCGACCGGCGCGCGTTCCTGCGGGGCGTCGTCCTGGGCAGCGCGTCGCTGTCGTTCTCCGCGACCGGTCCGCACGTCGAGTTCGTGTTCCGGGACCGCACTCGGTCTCGCCGCCTGCGCCGACGGCTGACGACCAGCGGGATCCGCGTCGCGGAGTACGAGCGGCGCGGCCGAGCGGTGGTGTACCTGAAGGGACGGGACGAGATCGCGACGCTGCTCCAGCTGACCGGCGCCCACGGCGCCCTGCTCGACTTCGAGGTGGAGCAGGTGGGCCGTGACGTCCAGAACCGGCTCAACCGGCTGCTGAACGCGGAGGCGGCCAACGTCAACCGGACGGTGCACGCCGCCGAACGCCAGGTCCGCGCCATCGAGCGGCTGGAGGCGGCGGGGCGGCTGGACCAGCTGACGCCCGGCCTGCGCGCCGTCGCCGACGCGCGACGCACGCATCCCGAGGCCGATCTCGAGGCGCTGGCCGGGGGCCTGCAGCTCGGGCGCTCGGCGGTCCACCATCGTCTCCGCCGCCTGGAGCAGCTGGCGGCGGAGGCAGGAGGCGAGGCGCGACGCCGGCCGGGCCGGCGGAACCGGTGA
- a CDS encoding gluconeogenesis factor YvcK family protein: MRTPRLPRWLYPGMHIKRWMGATLLGLTILALGAAILLIEAYRRFIIDFPGLAILAGAELERPIRAAIVLAIGVALTGFGMWKLMHSVISPFVTRGDSVMEVLYTKRYLARGPRIVALGGGTGLSTLLRGLKAYSANITAVVGVADDGGSSGRLRQQLGIVPPGDIRNCIAALADAEPLMTQLMQYRFPPGSGLDDHAFGNLFIAAMTAVTGDFDEAVRESNRVLAVRGQVLPATSVPLNLTARLASGRFISGQAAVSRATEPIARVQIDPPDVRATPEALERILEADLIVIGPGSLYSSVMPNLLISDIHDALSAAEGLRVYVCNVATQPGETSGFTASQHLTTLFDHVGDQLVDIVLLNRNRSARRPAGWLGEPVQLDIRQLEELPVVVVEDDLIDDQNAHHHDPDKLAAILLRLLQEDRPARQRQRFRRPIANAS; the protein is encoded by the coding sequence ATGAGGACGCCCCGCCTGCCCCGCTGGCTGTATCCCGGCATGCACATCAAGCGCTGGATGGGAGCCACTCTGCTGGGCCTGACCATCCTGGCCCTTGGCGCGGCCATCCTGCTGATCGAGGCCTATCGCCGCTTCATCATCGATTTCCCCGGGCTCGCAATTCTGGCGGGGGCCGAGCTCGAACGGCCGATCCGGGCAGCCATCGTGCTGGCCATCGGGGTGGCGCTGACCGGGTTCGGCATGTGGAAGCTCATGCACAGTGTCATCTCGCCGTTCGTGACCCGAGGCGACTCGGTGATGGAGGTGCTGTACACGAAGCGCTACCTGGCCCGCGGCCCTCGGATCGTGGCGCTCGGCGGGGGAACCGGCCTGTCGACCCTGCTCCGCGGGCTCAAGGCCTACTCGGCCAACATCACCGCCGTGGTGGGAGTCGCGGACGACGGTGGCAGCAGCGGCCGGCTGCGGCAGCAGCTGGGAATCGTACCGCCCGGCGACATCCGGAACTGCATTGCCGCCCTGGCCGATGCCGAGCCGCTCATGACCCAGCTCATGCAGTACCGGTTTCCCCCCGGGTCGGGCCTCGACGACCACGCCTTCGGGAACCTGTTCATCGCCGCCATGACCGCCGTGACCGGCGATTTCGACGAGGCCGTCCGCGAGTCGAACCGGGTGCTCGCCGTGCGCGGCCAGGTCCTGCCCGCCACCAGCGTCCCGCTCAACCTGACCGCGCGCCTGGCGTCGGGCCGGTTCATCAGCGGGCAGGCTGCGGTCAGCCGCGCAACCGAGCCCATCGCCCGGGTCCAGATCGACCCGCCGGACGTCCGGGCCACCCCGGAAGCGCTGGAGCGCATCCTGGAGGCCGACCTGATCGTCATCGGGCCCGGCAGCCTGTACTCGAGCGTGATGCCCAACCTGCTGATCAGTGACATCCACGACGCGCTGTCCGCCGCCGAGGGGCTCCGGGTGTACGTGTGCAACGTCGCCACCCAGCCCGGCGAGACGAGCGGCTTCACCGCCTCGCAGCACTTGACGACGCTGTTCGACCACGTCGGCGACCAGCTCGTGGACATCGTGCTCTTGAACCGGAACCGATCCGCCCGCCGCCCGGCGGGCTGGCTGGGAGAACCGGTCCAGCTCGACATCCGCCAGCTGGAGGAGCTCCCGGTGGTCGTCGTCGAGGACGACCTCATCGACGACCAGAACGCGCACCACCACGACCCCGACAAGCTCGCGGCGATCCTCCTCCGCCTGCTCCAGGAGGACCGCCCCGCCCGCCAGCGACAGCGCTTCCGGCGACCGATAGCCAACGCCAGCTGA
- a CDS encoding RNase adapter RapZ gives MSSRRTPVAPADRPTRRSRPRRSTSAPAAPAQADRPAPTPAEQLAVEIVTFGFKFGLPHKADLVFDVRFLTNPFWVPDLQPLSGLSAPVRRFVLEQPQAERFLDLVVQLLELTVPAYRAAGRERLTVALGCTGGYHRSIALAEELAGRLGELEGASVSVMHRELRR, from the coding sequence GTGTCGTCCAGGCGGACCCCGGTGGCTCCCGCAGATCGCCCGACGCGGCGCTCTCGGCCGCGGCGCTCGACGAGCGCGCCCGCGGCCCCGGCCCAGGCCGACCGCCCGGCTCCCACGCCCGCCGAACAGCTCGCCGTTGAGATCGTGACCTTCGGCTTCAAGTTCGGGCTTCCGCACAAGGCGGACCTCGTGTTCGACGTTCGATTCCTGACCAACCCGTTCTGGGTGCCCGACCTGCAGCCACTGTCCGGGCTGTCGGCGCCGGTCCGGCGATTCGTCCTCGAGCAGCCGCAGGCTGAACGCTTCCTCGACCTCGTCGTTCAGTTGCTTGAGCTGACCGTGCCCGCCTATCGGGCGGCCGGCCGTGAGCGGCTGACCGTGGCGCTGGGCTGCACCGGGGGCTATCACCGCTCCATCGCGCTGGCCGAGGAGCTGGCCGGCCGGCTGGGCGAGCTGGAGGGCGCATCGGTATCGGTCATGCATCGGGAGCTGCGTCGATGA
- a CDS encoding histone deacetylase: MSTDEPVVLILTDPGMADHAWPGHPERPERVEAVVAGVADGTQAASARLVQRSAAPATLDTLMRVHDAGYLEWLVARAATGGGWPDPDTYLVEATPTAAWLAAGLAIAAAEAVVAGDADVAFAAVRPPGHHAHRDRGKGFCVLNNVAVAAAAVGASGAARRVAILDWDVHHGDGTQAIVEADPNVFYASTHQFPWYPGTGSASERTETLLNVPLPAGSGDEVFVASWSETILPAVEAFAPAAILVSAGFDAHLDDPLAGLMVTSKGFRAVGLEVGKLARRMGLRGVALTLEGGYDQDALRASAAATIEGLLAGLRPAPRRDSRE, translated from the coding sequence ATGTCGACCGATGAGCCGGTTGTCCTGATCCTGACCGATCCGGGCATGGCGGACCACGCCTGGCCGGGCCACCCCGAGCGGCCGGAGCGCGTCGAGGCCGTCGTGGCGGGGGTGGCAGACGGGACGCAGGCGGCGAGTGCGCGGCTGGTTCAGCGGTCCGCGGCGCCAGCCACCCTTGACACGCTGATGCGTGTTCACGACGCGGGGTACCTGGAGTGGCTCGTGGCGCGCGCGGCCACGGGTGGGGGCTGGCCCGACCCCGACACGTACCTGGTGGAGGCGACTCCCACCGCCGCCTGGCTCGCCGCCGGACTGGCCATTGCCGCGGCCGAGGCCGTCGTGGCCGGCGATGCGGATGTGGCGTTTGCCGCCGTCAGACCGCCGGGCCACCACGCCCATCGCGACCGGGGCAAGGGGTTCTGCGTGCTCAACAACGTTGCGGTCGCGGCTGCCGCGGTGGGGGCCTCGGGCGCGGCCCGCCGGGTCGCCATCCTCGACTGGGACGTTCACCACGGCGACGGAACGCAGGCCATCGTCGAGGCCGATCCGAACGTCTTCTATGCGTCCACCCACCAGTTCCCGTGGTACCCGGGCACCGGATCGGCGTCGGAACGGACCGAGACGCTGCTGAACGTGCCGCTCCCCGCGGGGAGCGGCGACGAGGTCTTCGTGGCAAGTTGGAGCGAGACGATCCTGCCGGCGGTAGAGGCCTTCGCGCCGGCGGCCATCCTCGTGTCGGCCGGGTTCGACGCTCATCTCGACGACCCCCTGGCCGGCCTGATGGTGACCAGCAAAGGATTCCGGGCCGTGGGCCTCGAAGTTGGCAAGCTCGCTCGTCGGATGGGCCTGCGGGGCGTGGCCCTGACCCTTGAGGGCGGCTACGACCAGGACGCGCTGCGGGCCTCCGCCGCGGCCACGATCGAGGGACTGCTGGCCGGCCTGAGGCCCGCGCCACGGCGGGATTCGCGCGAGTGA
- the tatC gene encoding twin-arginine translocase subunit TatC: MSREGPTMTMVEHLEELRRRLMVVIAAIAIAAVVGFVLSGPALQILRGPLPDEFDTIYFTSPAGAFVARLKVAGFIGVGLAMPVILYEIWRFVTPGLLLGERRMLWPFLVTGLLLFGLGVAIGFAVIPYALVFLLSFAGDGIEPLLTIDEYIGFVTTLMLVFGLMLQFPIVLIVLSRLGIVTPAWLASRRRWVILLIAIVSAVATPGGDPFSMVILALFMYGLFEVTLLVVRALQRNSGPSGTPGASGTPGASGTDVDR; encoded by the coding sequence GTGAGCCGCGAAGGCCCGACCATGACCATGGTCGAGCACCTGGAGGAGTTGCGCCGCCGGTTGATGGTGGTCATCGCCGCCATCGCGATCGCGGCCGTGGTGGGCTTCGTGCTCTCGGGCCCCGCGCTGCAAATCCTGCGCGGACCGTTGCCTGACGAGTTCGACACGATCTACTTCACGAGCCCCGCCGGCGCGTTCGTGGCTCGGCTGAAGGTCGCCGGCTTCATCGGGGTTGGGCTGGCCATGCCCGTCATCCTGTACGAGATCTGGCGCTTCGTGACCCCCGGCCTGCTGCTCGGCGAGCGTCGCATGCTGTGGCCGTTCCTCGTGACTGGCCTGCTCCTGTTCGGGCTGGGCGTGGCGATCGGCTTCGCGGTCATCCCGTACGCGCTGGTATTCCTTCTCAGCTTCGCCGGGGACGGAATTGAGCCCCTGCTCACGATCGACGAATACATCGGGTTCGTCACCACGTTGATGCTCGTCTTCGGGCTCATGCTCCAGTTCCCAATCGTTCTGATCGTCCTCTCCCGGCTGGGGATCGTGACCCCGGCCTGGCTCGCCTCTCGACGACGCTGGGTGATCCTCCTGATTGCCATCGTGTCGGCCGTGGCCACCCCCGGTGGCGACCCGTTCTCGATGGTCATCCTTGCGCTGTTCATGTACGGCCTGTTCGAGGTGACCCTGCTCGTGGTGCGCGCCCTCCAGCGCAACTCCGGCCCTTCTGGCACCCCGGGCGCTTCCGGCACCCCGGGCGCTTCCGGCACCGATGTCGACCGATGA
- the tatA gene encoding twin-arginine translocase TatA/TatE family subunit codes for MPTIGAPELIIVLVIVLILFGPGRLPDIGNAIGRGIREFRKASTEIEESIRGEPKSSDTTPKT; via the coding sequence ATGCCAACTATCGGAGCCCCCGAGCTCATCATCGTCCTGGTGATCGTGCTCATCCTGTTCGGGCCCGGTCGGCTGCCAGACATCGGCAACGCCATCGGACGTGGCATTCGCGAGTTTCGCAAGGCCTCGACCGAGATCGAGGAATCGATTCGCGGCGAGCCGAAGTCGTCCGACACCACGCCGAAGACCTGA
- the pyrF gene encoding orotidine-5'-phosphate decarboxylase — translation MSDSRPPLERLRERVAALGAPLCLGIDPRPEALPESLPPDVRGIEAFARGLVEAAAESAAAVKLNTAYFEAFGSAGWAALERVRAAVPPGPLVIIDAKRGDIGPSAERYAEALLGRLAADGVTVQPYLGEDAIEPFLAFPGRLVYLLVRTSNPSAGRLQDLAVEGRPLATVVARWAAERWPDGRVGLVVGATAPGELRRLREEVPGPAFLVPGVGAQGGELVTALACCHGTRAPGLINLSRAIAERARGPDWQRAAGEAALGWLDEMRGAGATLGATS, via the coding sequence GTGAGCGATTCCCGGCCGCCGCTGGAGCGTCTGCGCGAGCGCGTCGCGGCGCTCGGGGCGCCGCTGTGCCTGGGCATCGATCCGCGCCCCGAGGCCCTGCCGGAGAGCTTGCCCCCAGACGTCCGCGGCATCGAGGCCTTCGCCCGCGGTCTGGTCGAGGCGGCGGCGGAGTCGGCGGCGGCGGTGAAGCTCAACACGGCCTACTTCGAGGCATTCGGATCGGCGGGGTGGGCGGCCCTGGAGCGGGTCCGCGCCGCGGTGCCACCTGGGCCGCTGGTCATCATCGACGCCAAGCGCGGCGACATCGGTCCATCCGCCGAGCGCTACGCGGAGGCGCTGCTGGGTCGCCTGGCCGCCGACGGGGTGACCGTGCAGCCCTACCTCGGCGAGGACGCCATCGAGCCGTTCCTGGCATTCCCTGGGCGGCTCGTGTACCTGCTCGTCCGCACGTCCAACCCGAGCGCAGGGCGGCTCCAGGATCTCGCGGTCGAAGGCCGTCCGCTGGCGACGGTCGTGGCGCGCTGGGCGGCCGAGCGATGGCCGGACGGCCGGGTCGGGCTGGTGGTCGGTGCCACCGCGCCGGGCGAGCTGCGCCGCCTCCGCGAGGAGGTCCCGGGGCCCGCGTTCCTGGTGCCGGGCGTGGGCGCACAGGGCGGCGAACTGGTGACCGCCCTCGCCTGCTGCCACGGGACCCGGGCGCCGGGCCTGATCAACCTGTCGCGGGCCATTGCCGAACGCGCGCGAGGGCCCGACTGGCAGCGCGCGGCCGGCGAGGCAGCCCTGGGCTGGCTGGACGAAATGCGCGGGGCCGGTGCTACACTCGGCGCCACCAGCTGA
- the recJ gene encoding single-stranded-DNA-specific exonuclease RecJ codes for MIQPRFTWLLPTPLEHPPLLAGFGAPVATLLARRGFWTDADLARFLNAGPADLAPLELMTDAQAALDRIDAAVQHGEPIAIWGDYDADGMTAVAIWVLALRRLGVEPVRYVPSRLAEGYGLSIDGLRSLAERGVRLVVTCDCGVGNRVEVQAARELGMDVVVTDHHIPPAVLPAAVAVVDPHRSDCAYPNPDLTGAGLAYRLATALLARQGLAAPDLAALAAIGTIADLAPMTGECRAIVRLGLAELATTRHPGLSGLVARAREDPGPPTARDVGFGIVPRLNAAGRIADAELALDLLVEEDPNAAQARLAELEEVHLRRRELTTVAIDTARQLAAAAPGVGPLALRHDDWAPGLLGLVAGRLADELARPVAAAALLESEIRGSVRATPDFHVTLGLEACGAYLTKRGGHAAAGGFSALPEAWDAFADAFGALPRPFPPDATEVVARAGQLSVDLVLTARHVGWPLLRELAQLAPYGPGHEQPMLAVTGLTVGDARRVGAGADHLSIRLRRGAETIDGIAFSVGAERETPPAGAAIDVVATLEERTFQGEPRLQLRVLDYATADASPLAGRRTLGRGAERMVTVG; via the coding sequence ATGATCCAACCCCGGTTCACGTGGCTGCTCCCGACACCGCTCGAGCATCCGCCGCTGCTCGCCGGGTTCGGTGCACCGGTGGCAACCCTGCTGGCTCGACGCGGGTTCTGGACCGATGCTGACCTGGCCCGCTTCCTGAACGCCGGACCAGCCGACCTGGCACCCCTGGAGCTGATGACCGATGCCCAGGCGGCGCTGGATCGGATCGACGCGGCCGTTCAGCATGGCGAGCCGATCGCGATCTGGGGGGACTACGACGCCGACGGGATGACGGCGGTCGCGATCTGGGTCCTGGCCCTCCGCCGGCTGGGGGTTGAGCCGGTCCGATACGTCCCGTCGCGCCTGGCGGAAGGCTACGGGCTGTCGATCGACGGCCTCCGCTCCCTGGCCGAGCGGGGCGTGCGCCTGGTCGTCACCTGCGACTGCGGGGTCGGCAACCGGGTCGAGGTCCAGGCTGCCCGGGAGCTGGGAATGGACGTCGTGGTCACCGACCATCACATCCCGCCGGCGGTGCTGCCGGCCGCGGTAGCGGTGGTCGATCCGCATCGGTCTGATTGCGCCTACCCGAACCCTGACCTGACCGGTGCGGGGCTGGCGTACCGGTTGGCCACCGCCCTCCTGGCTCGGCAGGGCCTGGCGGCCCCCGACCTGGCAGCCCTGGCCGCGATCGGGACGATTGCCGACCTGGCGCCCATGACCGGGGAGTGCCGCGCCATCGTCCGTCTGGGCCTGGCCGAGCTGGCGACCACCCGGCACCCCGGCCTCAGCGGGCTGGTGGCGCGGGCCCGCGAGGACCCCGGGCCGCCGACGGCCCGGGACGTGGGGTTCGGTATCGTCCCGCGCCTGAACGCGGCCGGGCGGATCGCGGATGCCGAGCTGGCGCTGGACCTGCTGGTCGAGGAAGACCCGAACGCCGCCCAGGCGCGGCTCGCCGAGCTGGAGGAGGTCCATCTGCGCCGCCGCGAGCTGACCACCGTCGCCATCGACACCGCCCGCCAGCTGGCCGCCGCGGCCCCGGGCGTGGGCCCCCTCGCCCTCCGCCACGACGATTGGGCCCCGGGCCTGCTGGGCCTGGTCGCGGGCCGCCTGGCCGATGAGCTGGCGCGACCGGTGGCCGCCGCCGCGCTGCTGGAGTCGGAGATCCGGGGGTCGGTTCGGGCCACGCCGGACTTCCACGTGACCCTCGGGCTGGAGGCCTGTGGAGCGTACCTGACCAAGCGGGGCGGGCACGCGGCGGCTGGGGGGTTCAGCGCCCTCCCCGAGGCGTGGGACGCCTTCGCCGACGCGTTTGGCGCCCTGCCCCGGCCCTTCCCGCCCGACGCCACCGAGGTCGTCGCCCGCGCCGGGCAGCTCAGCGTGGACCTGGTCCTGACCGCGCGCCACGTCGGGTGGCCGCTCTTGCGCGAGCTGGCGCAGTTGGCGCCCTACGGACCGGGCCACGAGCAGCCGATGTTGGCGGTGACGGGCCTGACGGTGGGCGACGCCCGACGAGTTGGGGCGGGCGCCGACCACCTGTCAATCCGCCTCCGGCGCGGGGCCGAGACGATCGACGGCATCGCCTTCAGCGTCGGCGCGGAGCGGGAGACCCCGCCGGCCGGGGCGGCCATCGACGTCGTGGCAACCCTCGAGGAGCGCACGTTCCAGGGGGAGCCGCGACTCCAGCTGCGCGTGCTCGACTACGCCACCGCCGACGCGTCGCCGTTGGCGGGCCGGCGGACGCTCGGACGTGGAGCGGAGCGGATGGTGACCGTCGGGTGA
- the secF gene encoding protein translocase subunit SecF, with product MYDIVGKRRWYFLFSALITIPGLIFIALGGLKPSIDFTGGTVWQVRFADDPTPETVQAALIELGHTEATVKAVDSGYLEIRLSPVEFPVVGGVPTPLPSASASPAASASASAAPSASAAPSATTEPAASGSPGGSPTPSPTPTPAPTPSPTPSPTPTPAPTPAPPPTVEGTPIEELAAALEDRFGASETRSLDTVGPIIGTELIRSSIIIIAVGELFILLYLWYRFGFRFGTAAIVALLHDVVVVVGAFAVLGYFFGVEFDALFVTAILTVVGFSVHDTIVVFDRIRENRLRHAGEPFGAIVNHSILQTIGRSINTSLTVVVTLSALLLLGPVTIQTFTLALLIGIISGTYSSIFNASQILVAWDEWAARRKARRAPTR from the coding sequence ATGTACGACATCGTGGGCAAGCGCCGCTGGTACTTCCTCTTCAGCGCGCTGATCACGATCCCCGGTCTCATATTCATCGCCCTGGGTGGCCTGAAGCCATCCATCGATTTCACGGGCGGCACGGTCTGGCAGGTCCGATTCGCGGACGATCCCACTCCGGAGACTGTGCAGGCGGCGCTGATCGAGCTCGGGCACACCGAGGCCACGGTCAAGGCGGTCGACAGCGGCTACCTGGAGATCCGGCTGAGCCCGGTCGAGTTCCCGGTCGTGGGTGGGGTCCCGACTCCACTGCCGTCCGCGTCTGCCAGCCCGGCAGCATCGGCCTCGGCGAGCGCGGCTCCATCGGCAAGTGCGGCTCCTTCGGCCACCACCGAGCCGGCAGCGAGCGGCAGCCCGGGAGGGTCGCCGACACCCAGTCCGACTCCCACTCCGGCCCCGACGCCATCGCCGACACCCAGTCCGACCCCCACTCCGGCCCCGACCCCCGCCCCACCGCCGACCGTCGAGGGCACGCCCATCGAGGAGCTCGCGGCGGCGCTCGAGGACCGGTTCGGGGCATCGGAGACCCGGTCCCTGGACACCGTGGGGCCGATCATCGGGACCGAGCTCATCCGGAGCTCGATCATCATCATCGCCGTCGGTGAGCTGTTCATCCTCCTCTACCTGTGGTACCGCTTCGGCTTCCGGTTCGGGACCGCGGCCATCGTCGCGCTCCTGCACGACGTCGTAGTCGTGGTCGGTGCCTTCGCGGTCCTGGGCTATTTCTTCGGTGTGGAGTTCGACGCCCTGTTCGTGACCGCGATCCTGACCGTGGTCGGCTTCTCGGTTCACGACACGATCGTCGTGTTCGACCGGATCCGTGAGAACCGGCTGCGCCACGCCGGCGAGCCGTTCGGGGCGATCGTGAACCACTCGATCCTGCAGACCATCGGCCGCTCGATCAACACCTCGCTGACGGTGGTCGTGACCCTCAGCGCCCTGCTCCTCCTGGGGCCGGTCACGATCCAGACCTTCACATTGGCGCTCCTGATCGGGATCATCAGCGGGACGTACTCGTCGATCTTCAACGCCAGCCAGATCCTGGTGGCGTGGGACGAGTGGGCCGCTCGCCGGAAGGCACGCCGCGCGCCGACCCGGTAA